The region CAATAAAAGAATCAATCATTGAATCTCCATTTACCGTCAAAGCAAAAAGTCCCTTTAATTGAAGAACTGAATTTAAATCCAGAGTTTCCTGTACATCATCAAAAGTTTCAACTAACCCACCTGCAGCGATTGCTCCTAAAACAGGAACGCCCGAAATAGTCTCCTCTATTAATTGCAGTGTTCTTGCCTGACCTTCTTGCCATTTTATCCAGCCTTTTTGTTGCAAATGTCTTAAACGGCTTTGGATTGGTGCCGGAGATCTTAGTCCCATAGCTTGCATCATCTGCCTAATTGAAGGGCTGTGATGATGAGCTCCAATAAAA is a window of Prochlorococcus marinus str. MIT 0917 DNA encoding:
- the lexA gene encoding transcriptional repressor LexA, whose protein sequence is MPEEALTTAQQELYDWLVDFIGAHHHSPSIRQMMQAMGLRSPAPIQSRLRHLQQKGWIKWQEGQARTLQLIEETISGVPVLGAIAAGGLVETFDDVQETLDLNSVLQLKGLFALTVNGDSMIDSFIADGDMVLMEPVNDPSRLRDGTIVSAMVPGLGTTLKHFFRDGSLVRLEAANTSYEPIEIDAEQVYVQGKLVAVWRKT